One Bacillota bacterium DNA segment encodes these proteins:
- a CDS encoding M42 family metallopeptidase, whose product MELGALSIARGISGQEGAVRELLQDGLEGDVRVDAMGNLLATKGKGRGLRVMLAAHMDEVGLMVSWFEKDGLLRFKTVGGMDPRILPAKAVLVGQEAVPGVIGAKPVHMQEEEVRKKPYRIEDLFIDIGASSREEAERMVNLGDQCTFATAYSETEGGMIRAKALDDRAGCFLVRQVFSEEFDLELTAAFTVQEELGLRGAAVAAYSVNPEIALAIDVTSASDTPGTDLPWQSTSLGKGPAISLMDAAGVYSRKVAGRLAEVAQSEAIPFQYKRSTRGGTDAGRIQLAREGALAATLSVPARYIHCPASVMSREDLENTGRLLVAFLRSLEGGANL is encoded by the coding sequence ATGGAACTAGGGGCGCTAAGCATTGCCCGGGGGATATCGGGACAGGAAGGGGCAGTCCGGGAACTCCTCCAGGATGGCCTGGAGGGGGATGTCAGGGTGGACGCCATGGGAAACCTGCTGGCCACCAAGGGAAAGGGCAGGGGCCTCAGGGTCATGCTGGCTGCCCACATGGACGAGGTAGGGCTCATGGTATCCTGGTTTGAAAAGGATGGGCTGCTTCGCTTCAAGACGGTGGGGGGCATGGACCCAAGGATCCTCCCGGCCAAGGCAGTCCTGGTCGGTCAGGAGGCCGTGCCTGGGGTAATCGGGGCCAAACCCGTGCACATGCAGGAGGAGGAGGTCCGGAAGAAACCCTACAGGATAGAGGACCTGTTCATCGACATCGGCGCCTCGTCCCGGGAGGAGGCGGAGCGCATGGTCAATCTCGGGGACCAGTGCACCTTTGCCACAGCCTACTCGGAGACGGAGGGCGGGATGATCCGGGCGAAGGCCCTGGATGACAGGGCGGGGTGCTTCCTTGTCCGGCAGGTGTTCAGCGAGGAGTTTGACCTGGAGCTGACGGCGGCCTTCACTGTCCAGGAGGAACTGGGGCTCAGGGGGGCCGCGGTTGCGGCCTACTCGGTAAACCCGGAGATAGCCTTGGCCATTGACGTTACGTCAGCCAGTGACACTCCGGGTACAGACCTGCCCTGGCAGTCCACCAGCCTCGGCAAGGGGCCTGCGATAAGTCTGATGGATGCCGCCGGCGTATATTCCCGCAAGGTGGCAGGGCGCTTGGCGGAGGTTGCCCAGTCTGAGGCCATACCATTCCAGTACAAGAGGTCCACCAGAGGGGGAACCGATGCGGGGAGGATACAGCTGGCCAGGGAGGGGGCTCTGGCCGCCACCCTTTCGGTGCCGGCCAGGTACATTCACTGCCCGGCCTCAGTCATGTCCAGGGAAGACCTGGAGAACACAGGAAGGCTCCTTGTGGCCTTCCTCAGGAGCCTGGAAGGGGGCGCGAACCTGTGA
- a CDS encoding M42 family metallopeptidase — protein MRELAGRLVLAYGSSGSEDEVREAIEREISPWVDQVSQDALGNLIAVKRGAAGSKSVMLVAHMDEPGLMVTHVEEEGFLRFSTVGNVDPQVLVGTRVRFKNGALGVVSAETAEPARASEPKKFFIDPGLGKAASGVFRVGDMAVLDGELEEMGNHWVGKALDNRVGCAVLIEAARELSENPGIGNEVHFVFATQSELGIRGARTCAYGLGPDMGLAVEVVEAHDTPKTEKPGVSLGRGVAIKVKDQAIIAHRGVRGLLEETARQEGIPYQREVREKGFSDAAAIQLSRAGIPAGALSVPCRYRLTPSESLDPKDVDACLRLLTAVLRGSLDIQGRRSTQEDEG, from the coding sequence GTGAGAGAACTTGCCGGCCGGCTGGTGCTGGCCTACGGGTCGTCTGGGAGCGAGGATGAGGTACGGGAGGCCATCGAGCGGGAGATATCGCCCTGGGTTGACCAGGTGTCCCAGGATGCCCTGGGTAACCTAATCGCCGTGAAGCGGGGAGCCGCAGGGTCAAAGAGCGTGATGCTGGTGGCTCACATGGACGAGCCTGGGCTGATGGTGACCCACGTGGAAGAGGAGGGCTTTCTCCGCTTCAGCACCGTGGGGAACGTGGATCCCCAGGTTCTCGTGGGGACCCGGGTGAGGTTCAAGAACGGGGCCCTTGGAGTGGTGTCCGCGGAGACCGCTGAGCCTGCCCGGGCATCTGAGCCTAAGAAGTTCTTCATAGACCCGGGGCTTGGCAAGGCTGCCTCAGGCGTCTTCAGGGTAGGGGACATGGCCGTCTTGGACGGGGAACTCGAGGAGATGGGGAACCACTGGGTTGGAAAGGCCCTGGACAACCGGGTGGGGTGCGCTGTGCTCATAGAGGCCGCCCGGGAACTCAGCGAGAACCCCGGGATTGGCAATGAGGTCCACTTCGTCTTCGCAACCCAGTCCGAGCTAGGGATAAGGGGGGCGCGGACCTGTGCCTACGGTCTAGGCCCCGACATGGGCCTGGCTGTGGAGGTGGTGGAGGCCCATGATACCCCCAAGACGGAGAAACCCGGGGTGAGCCTGGGCCGGGGCGTGGCCATCAAGGTAAAGGACCAGGCGATCATAGCTCACAGGGGTGTAAGGGGGCTGTTGGAGGAAACCGCCAGGCAAGAGGGAATACCCTACCAGAGAGAGGTGAGGGAAAAGGGTTTCAGCGATGCGGCGGCAATACAGCTCTCAAGAGCGGGCATTCCCGCAGGTGCGCTCTCAGTGCCCTGCCGCTACCGGCTGACACCGTCGGAAAGCCTGGACCCTAAGGATGTGGATGCCTGCCTGAGACTGCTCACGGCGGTCCTCAGGGGCTCCCTCGATATTCAGGGGAGGAGGTCTACCCAAGAGGATGAAGGTTAG
- a CDS encoding CBS domain-containing protein — MKVRDIMTRPAVSVREGVTLKEAAAIMADQRFSGVPVVNDEGRVVGVITEADVLRHAGTASHTSLRDSWGWVSPYSDPNEFAKVRTGFERMATTTVRELMSKKAVTVTADTDMEKAAAIMTKNRVNRLPVVDVDGRLVGIVTRADIVRAVAEA; from the coding sequence ATGAAGGTTAGGGACATCATGACAAGGCCTGCCGTCAGCGTCAGAGAGGGCGTCACGCTGAAGGAGGCCGCGGCGATCATGGCCGATCAGCGCTTCAGCGGTGTACCCGTGGTGAACGACGAGGGACGGGTTGTGGGGGTTATTACCGAGGCGGATGTGCTCCGGCATGCTGGCACTGCCAGCCATACCTCGCTGAGGGACTCCTGGGGCTGGGTTTCTCCCTATTCTGACCCGAACGAGTTCGCCAAGGTGCGCACGGGCTTCGAGAGGATGGCCACCACTACTGTGAGGGAACTGATGAGCAAGAAGGCCGTCACCGTTACTGCGGACACAGACATGGAGAAGGCAGCGGCCATCATGACGAAGAACCGGGTGAACCGCCTCCCCGTGGTGGATGTGGACGGGCGGCTGGTGGGGATCGTCACCAGGGCCGACATCGTCAGGGCCGTGGCCGAGGCATAG